The Bacillus xiapuensis genome window below encodes:
- a CDS encoding ThiF family adenylyltransferase has protein sequence MNNKYNKPRIKPIYPLYRLNEKEFRIGAQLGITAEFGDPDGQLWELASRLDGRSVENVIQEMIELFPELSEKDIIEGVTLLDNEGFLEETIYEDNAGIPERYMPNVNYFSRFIGTNGNRFNPQKKINETTILLLGLGGGGSNILTLLSGLGPKKIIIVDYDNVEESNLGRQLLYKESDIGSPKCEAAARAISQMNSQLEIEAHNQKIKTPDDVLKLIDGVDLVICAIDEPPFVAQRIVNQAIVKANVPCVFGASQVSRGRVFTVIPGKTGCFDCLNLHYSMNDPQFIEQFVAFREINFSPPTIAYAPAIFQLTAAIVDEAVRVITGYVEPRSLSTQYEINFEDASSFTHPSWHRYADECPTCGKGSIEDWEIFQYYENKK, from the coding sequence ATGAATAATAAGTACAATAAACCTCGTATTAAACCAATCTATCCACTATATAGATTGAATGAAAAGGAGTTCAGAATTGGTGCGCAATTGGGTATCACCGCTGAGTTTGGTGATCCAGATGGTCAACTATGGGAGCTTGCATCACGCTTAGACGGAAGAAGCGTAGAGAATGTTATACAAGAAATGATAGAACTTTTTCCGGAATTATCAGAAAAAGACATCATTGAAGGGGTTACTCTGTTAGATAACGAAGGATTCTTAGAAGAAACAATTTATGAGGATAATGCTGGAATTCCAGAACGTTATATGCCAAACGTCAATTATTTTAGTAGATTCATTGGAACAAATGGCAATCGGTTTAACCCCCAAAAGAAAATCAATGAAACTACGATTCTTCTTTTAGGGCTTGGAGGAGGAGGTTCGAACATCCTTACTCTTTTGTCTGGTCTGGGACCTAAAAAAATCATTATTGTTGATTACGATAACGTGGAGGAAAGTAATTTAGGCAGACAATTGTTATACAAAGAATCAGATATCGGTTCTCCTAAATGTGAAGCAGCGGCAAGAGCAATTTCTCAAATGAATTCACAATTAGAAATAGAAGCACATAACCAAAAGATTAAAACGCCTGATGACGTTTTGAAACTCATAGATGGTGTTGATTTGGTAATTTGTGCTATAGATGAGCCACCATTTGTTGCCCAAAGAATTGTAAATCAGGCAATAGTTAAAGCTAATGTCCCATGCGTTTTCGGTGCATCTCAAGTCAGTCGAGGACGAGTTTTTACTGTAATACCGGGAAAAACTGGTTGTTTTGATTGTTTAAATCTCCATTACAGTATGAATGATCCACAATTTATAGAACAATTCGTGGCTTTTAGAGAGATAAATTTTTCGCCACCTACCATTGCATATGCACCTGCCATTTTCCAACTTACAGCTGCTATTGTTGATGAAGCAGTAAGAGTTATTACAGGATACGTAGAACCGAGAAGCCTAAGTACTCAATATGAAATCAACTTTGAGGATGCTTCTTCATTCACTCACCCGTCATGGCATAGATATGCTGATGAATGCCCAACTTGCGGAAAAGGGAGCATCGAAGATTGGGAGATATTTCAATATTATGAGAATAAAAAGTAA
- a CDS encoding helix-turn-helix transcriptional regulator — protein sequence MENNIRVIRKSMKISQEELASRCGVTRQTINAIENDKYDPTLALAFKLSHNLNTTVDQLFIFKKEMK from the coding sequence ATGGAAAATAACATTAGGGTTATAAGAAAAAGCATGAAGATTTCCCAAGAGGAACTTGCTTCCAGATGTGGTGTTACCAGACAAACCATAAATGCTATTGAAAACGATAAATATGATCCTACCTTAGCGTTAGCCTTTAAACTATCTCATAATCTCAACACAACTGTAGATCAATTATTTATTTTTAAGAAGGAGATGAAATGA
- a CDS encoding ABC transporter permease, which translates to MLYLISVSVVLMIFYFSISFGGNEQILEKLMGDNKLKSMVNIVIPLLMIFVLFYMSYSNNFFMKRRMKELGIYTLLGIKKRKIIQILFFENIFICLFSLVMGVLLGSVLFKGLMAFIINTMGLSVSSEIPFLNNKAVVVTSLFVCIAMLVLLISNYIFIQKTNLLSLIRSDEKAEKQIKLKLWKAVLGIGSLLAGYVLALDIKRGTDSLWSTIGFSPMSLITFILVVIGTICSIQFFIPYAIQKIKLNKNYFYRDTSIIVIPQFVQRVYTNARVLIIATLISAAALCLLGAGVITFYYPVKAIDRTNPAAFEFPAEDSELVNKALNTVEKGAGKSNFLTHTTQIMEVSSSSKSLPYEYSIKEKPSFDLVSESDYKKAIKLRGDDVPELDLSDHNVLFVKYNKNQEDETGMSYQLNLSSNEKVKITVQDTTLNNTLSFANSVGTLIISDELYEKAARYELPTRTVISVYGKGLRDNADLHEQLSSFFFDEPRFQSAIGRETTFIKENSSSLLISIFASAIFLIATGSILYFTNLSNAYSKISEFNILNKLGYEKRKIKSIINNQILITLVVPYVIGSIHSIFALECFKALLPNLIGDSSAFWLPEIIAIGLFTLIYIIYYQMTKYTCYKVIFTK; encoded by the coding sequence ATGTTATATTTGATTTCAGTTTCGGTTGTTTTAATGATTTTCTACTTTTCTATTTCTTTTGGCGGAAACGAGCAAATTTTAGAGAAATTAATGGGCGATAATAAACTAAAATCAATGGTAAATATCGTAATTCCTTTATTAATGATATTTGTATTGTTTTATATGTCCTATTCCAATAATTTCTTTATGAAGCGGCGTATGAAAGAATTAGGCATTTATACGCTGCTGGGAATTAAAAAGAGGAAAATTATACAAATTTTGTTTTTTGAAAACATCTTCATTTGTCTCTTTTCCCTTGTAATGGGTGTTTTATTAGGATCTGTTTTATTTAAGGGGTTAATGGCCTTTATTATCAATACAATGGGATTATCCGTTAGTTCAGAAATCCCCTTTTTAAATAACAAAGCTGTTGTGGTTACTAGCTTGTTTGTATGTATAGCTATGCTGGTGCTGCTTATTTCAAATTATATATTCATCCAAAAAACTAACCTTCTTTCCCTAATTAGATCGGATGAGAAAGCTGAAAAACAGATAAAACTAAAACTCTGGAAAGCAGTTTTGGGAATTGGATCTTTGTTGGCCGGTTATGTATTAGCTTTAGATATAAAAAGAGGAACGGATTCATTGTGGTCAACGATAGGCTTTTCTCCAATGTCTCTGATTACGTTTATTTTGGTGGTTATTGGAACAATCTGTTCTATACAATTTTTTATCCCGTATGCCATACAAAAAATAAAATTAAATAAAAACTATTTTTATAGAGATACGTCGATTATTGTGATCCCGCAATTTGTTCAAAGGGTTTATACAAATGCAAGAGTATTAATCATCGCTACATTAATATCAGCAGCGGCACTTTGTTTATTAGGTGCTGGTGTTATCACATTTTATTACCCTGTGAAAGCTATTGATCGAACAAATCCAGCGGCTTTTGAATTTCCTGCAGAAGATTCTGAGTTAGTGAATAAAGCATTGAATACGGTTGAAAAAGGGGCAGGAAAATCGAATTTTCTAACTCACACAACTCAAATAATGGAAGTTTCTTCTTCGTCCAAGTCACTCCCTTATGAATATTCAATAAAAGAAAAGCCAAGTTTTGATCTAGTCTCAGAATCAGATTATAAAAAAGCAATAAAGCTTAGGGGAGATGACGTACCTGAATTAGACTTATCAGATCATAATGTATTATTCGTTAAGTATAACAAGAATCAGGAAGATGAAACAGGAATGAGCTACCAATTAAACTTATCTTCAAACGAGAAAGTAAAGATAACGGTTCAAGATACAACGTTAAATAACACTTTATCTTTTGCTAATAGTGTTGGTACTCTCATTATTTCAGACGAGTTATACGAAAAAGCAGCAAGATATGAACTGCCAACACGAACGGTTATAAGTGTTTATGGAAAGGGATTGCGGGATAATGCAGATCTGCATGAACAACTGTCTTCCTTTTTTTTCGATGAGCCTAGATTTCAAAGTGCAATAGGAAGAGAGACAACCTTTATTAAAGAAAATAGCTCATCGTTGCTGATTTCAATATTTGCAAGTGCTATATTCTTAATTGCTACGGGCAGTATATTATATTTCACCAATCTTTCTAATGCGTACTCTAAGATTAGTGAATTTAATATATTAAATAAGCTAGGATACGAAAAACGGAAAATAAAATCGATTATTAATAATCAGATTTTGATTACTCTCGTTGTTCCATATGTTATCGGAAGTATTCACAGTATATTTGCATTAGAATGCTTTAAGGCTCTCCTGCCGAACTTAATCGGGGACAGCAGCGCTTTCTGGTTACCAGAAATTATAGCAATAGGACTGTTTACCTTGATTTATATTATTTATTACCAGATGACAAAATATACTTGTTATAAAGTGATCTTTACAAAATAG
- a CDS encoding ABC transporter ATP-binding protein, giving the protein MTESILSARNITKKYGGFNALDNVSIEIQSGEFVGIMGSSGSGKTSLLNVLSTIDTASGGEIYINGQSIVKLRDGKKSDFRRDYLGFIFQEYFLLDSLTIQENIAVPLTLLEKTPKEIEQSIYTLAARFGIEKQLSKYPNELSGGQKQRAAAARAIIKEPAILFADEPTGALDSNSARELLMKLKEVNEELNTTILMVTHDAYSASYANRIIILKDGRTVNELKRGGRKRKEFFDEILAEIANLEFK; this is encoded by the coding sequence ATGACAGAAAGTATATTGTCAGCAAGGAATATAACAAAAAAATATGGCGGTTTTAATGCTTTAGATAATGTATCGATAGAAATTCAGAGCGGTGAATTTGTTGGAATTATGGGTTCTTCAGGATCCGGTAAAACTTCACTTTTAAATGTCTTATCTACAATAGACACAGCTTCTGGCGGTGAAATCTATATTAACGGGCAAAGTATTGTCAAGTTACGGGATGGCAAAAAAAGTGATTTTAGAAGAGATTATTTAGGTTTTATTTTTCAGGAATATTTCTTACTGGATAGTTTAACTATACAGGAAAACATTGCGGTTCCCTTAACTTTGCTCGAAAAAACTCCAAAGGAAATCGAGCAGTCTATTTATACTTTAGCAGCCCGATTTGGAATTGAAAAACAACTTTCAAAATATCCAAACGAATTATCTGGAGGGCAAAAACAAAGAGCAGCTGCAGCAAGGGCTATTATAAAAGAACCAGCGATTCTTTTTGCGGATGAACCTACTGGCGCCCTTGATTCCAATTCTGCAAGAGAATTGTTAATGAAATTAAAGGAAGTAAATGAAGAGTTAAATACTACTATCTTAATGGTTACCCATGATGCTTATTCTGCCAGTTATGCAAACCGAATCATTATTTTGAAAGACGGACGTACTGTAAATGAATTAAAAAGGGGCGGGAGAAAAAGGAAAGAATTTTTTGATGAAATATTAGCGGAAATTGCGAATTTAGAATTTAAATAA
- a CDS encoding response regulator transcription factor, whose protein sequence is MNILLIDDHTLFAKSLAIAFEDYDEIKSFQTIQNVDNIMQIIEREKPDLLLIDINLSNISDEDGIILSKMIIEHYPSIRIVILTGYDLPVYRHEAKKAGVKGFVNKNILPEQLLQILIQINKGHEYFLTKNLDYICELTETEIKVLQLLSEGNKRETIAEKLYISKRTVSNHIQNIFSKFEVTSSLEAVAKGIKLGYVKNLQ, encoded by the coding sequence ATGAACATTTTATTAATAGATGACCATACGTTGTTTGCTAAAAGTTTGGCGATTGCTTTTGAGGATTATGATGAAATTAAATCATTTCAAACGATACAAAATGTTGATAATATAATGCAAATCATAGAAAGGGAAAAGCCGGATCTCCTTTTAATAGATATTAATTTAAGTAATATAAGCGATGAGGATGGAATTATTTTATCAAAAATGATTATTGAACATTATCCTTCCATACGGATTGTTATATTGACGGGCTATGACCTGCCAGTTTATCGACATGAAGCTAAAAAGGCTGGTGTTAAAGGTTTTGTTAATAAAAACATACTGCCTGAACAATTGTTGCAGATTCTCATACAAATTAATAAAGGGCATGAATATTTCCTAACAAAAAACTTGGATTATATTTGTGAATTAACTGAGACGGAGATTAAAGTTTTGCAGTTACTTAGTGAGGGAAATAAGCGGGAGACTATTGCGGAGAAATTATATATTAGTAAAAGAACGGTTTCAAACCATATCCAAAACATTTTTAGTAAATTCGAAGTTACTTCTTCATTAGAGGCGGTTGCAAAGGGAATTAAATTAGGATACGTAAAAAATTTACAATAA
- a CDS encoding sensor histidine kinase, which yields MLRTLTLKENYSNLIDNIKQTFRSKQIHISFICEEDIFLLEPYHLIVYRFIKELTTNSFKHSQGNRIWIRLHQEMDEVELIVEDNGEGKMELNQIKKGHKGLASIKEQVYMLGGKMEISSGKPSGFKVRIYFSMKGDYSYEHFINR from the coding sequence ATGTTAAGGACGCTAACTTTAAAAGAAAACTACAGCAATCTCATTGATAATATAAAACAAACGTTTAGATCAAAACAGATTCATATATCCTTTATTTGTGAAGAAGATATATTTTTACTAGAACCATATCATTTAATTGTCTATCGTTTTATAAAAGAGTTAACAACAAATAGTTTTAAACATTCTCAAGGAAACAGAATATGGATCCGCTTGCATCAAGAAATGGATGAAGTAGAACTAATCGTCGAGGATAATGGGGAAGGAAAAATGGAGTTAAATCAAATAAAAAAGGGACATAAAGGATTAGCCTCTATAAAAGAGCAGGTATATATGCTGGGCGGAAAAATGGAGATTAGTTCTGGAAAGCCTTCAGGATTTAAAGTAAGGATATACTTTTCAATGAAAGGGGATTACTCATATGAACATTTTATTAATAGATGA
- a CDS encoding PH domain-containing protein has translation MGAIHLLAVFILIIVPIARAEEFSFILIITLIVPGIISLLMWFRTGYKITNDELVIIYGPIKFRIDVHKIQTINHMKSPFVGPALSVDRIGITHSGFKFITISPKDKEKFIKAVLKINSNIKINK, from the coding sequence ATGGGTGCTATTCATCTCTTAGCTGTGTTCATATTAATTATAGTACCTATTGCAAGAGCTGAAGAATTTTCCTTCATTTTAATAATTACATTGATTGTACCCGGAATAATTTCTTTGTTAATGTGGTTTAGGACTGGCTATAAAATTACTAATGATGAACTTGTTATTATATATGGACCAATAAAATTCCGAATAGACGTTCATAAAATTCAGACTATAAATCATATGAAAAGTCCATTTGTTGGTCCAGCACTATCCGTTGATCGGATAGGTATAACACATTCAGGATTTAAATTTATTACTATCTCTCCAAAAGATAAAGAGAAATTTATTAAGGCGGTTTTAAAAATAAATTCAAACATAAAAATCAATAAATGA
- a CDS encoding SdpA family antimicrobial peptide system protein — MYKKSPALIFIFSVTIGFLLIFLSITSALPVNTLNIDKELKGVINEVLPQGWGFFSKSPREPDLNAVPLEEQEALQWPNNSLSNYLGISREGRAQGIELGSIIGAIDEESYQNCENDVYSCFKTTETAINIENTNKNPSICGKWGVVNQEPVPWAWGDQLDSIIMPSTIVKVDVEC; from the coding sequence TTGTACAAAAAAAGTCCTGCTTTAATTTTCATATTTAGCGTTACAATTGGTTTTTTATTAATATTTCTTTCAATTACTTCCGCTTTGCCTGTAAATACCTTGAATATAGACAAGGAATTAAAAGGCGTAATTAATGAAGTACTACCTCAAGGTTGGGGGTTTTTCAGTAAATCCCCTAGAGAGCCAGATTTAAATGCAGTGCCATTAGAGGAACAAGAAGCATTACAGTGGCCAAATAATTCTTTATCAAATTACCTTGGAATTTCCCGTGAAGGAAGAGCTCAGGGAATTGAACTAGGCTCTATTATCGGCGCAATAGATGAAGAGAGCTATCAAAATTGCGAGAACGACGTTTATAGTTGTTTTAAAACAACAGAAACTGCTATTAACATAGAAAATACTAATAAAAATCCTAGCATTTGCGGGAAATGGGGCGTAGTAAACCAAGAACCGGTTCCGTGGGCTTGGGGGGATCAACTTGATTCAATAATAATGCCGTCAACCATAGTAAAGGTAGATGTAGAATGTTGA
- a CDS encoding sporulation-delaying protein SdpB family protein, with protein MLNSINDRVVNWVTEYNPWTNMYGMARTIIALATASTLIFNDVEVFFRPTSDSNIYPNCGNSIVTIFCLVPNDYTYLNIIKWICVMILLLVASGWRPQITGLLHWWVSYSFHQSAVTIDGGENVAAVITLLLIPITLCDPRKNHWCRKIDLNANFINRRIISKISFILIRIQVAIIYFHSTVAKLSVPEWIDGTAVWYYMQSSMIGLNPRMMEIFDFILSSRLIVIPTWGTLVLQTVLVLALFAPKNYWSYILFFAVFMHEIFAVFLGLFSFSLIMLGSLFLFLRPAEKEFQFSKFHVLKYPIKRGDIKRLDHAC; from the coding sequence ATGTTGAATTCAATAAACGATAGAGTTGTTAACTGGGTAACAGAATATAATCCTTGGACAAATATGTATGGAATGGCAAGGACTATTATCGCACTCGCTACTGCCTCTACTCTAATTTTTAACGACGTTGAGGTTTTCTTCAGACCAACTTCCGATTCAAACATATATCCAAATTGCGGGAATAGTATAGTAACTATATTTTGCTTAGTCCCAAATGACTATACATACTTAAATATAATTAAATGGATTTGTGTGATGATCTTATTATTAGTTGCAAGTGGATGGCGACCACAAATAACAGGACTTTTACACTGGTGGGTTTCTTACAGTTTTCACCAATCTGCCGTCACAATTGACGGTGGAGAAAATGTTGCAGCTGTTATTACGCTATTATTAATTCCGATTACACTCTGTGATCCAAGAAAAAATCATTGGTGCAGAAAAATAGATTTAAATGCAAACTTTATTAATAGAAGGATAATATCAAAAATTTCATTTATCCTTATCAGAATTCAGGTTGCGATAATATATTTCCATTCAACAGTAGCAAAACTCTCAGTTCCAGAATGGATTGATGGAACTGCAGTTTGGTATTATATGCAATCCTCAATGATTGGTTTGAACCCTAGAATGATGGAAATATTTGACTTTATTTTATCTTCAAGATTAATAGTGATACCTACTTGGGGAACTTTAGTTCTGCAAACGGTATTAGTTTTAGCACTATTCGCACCTAAAAATTATTGGTCATACATTTTGTTTTTCGCAGTTTTTATGCATGAGATTTTTGCGGTTTTCTTAGGATTATTTTCATTCTCATTAATTATGCTCGGATCATTGTTCCTATTTTTAAGGCCTGCTGAGAAAGAATTTCAATTTAGTAAGTTCCATGTTTTAAAGTATCCAATCAAAAGGGGGGATATAAAGAGATTGGATCACGCCTGTTGA
- a CDS encoding IS4 family transposase has translation MKQNTMFPNLIQKFISDEELKPLIELVGYEDTARKLDVKTLIQYLVTAAACEWKSLRYCADVSSSAGLVDVNYSTLSKKMSQLDYELMKNVFDLIVRKCNRATRRTLKIPKHLLLVDSTTITVGKTRLPWAVYHGQRSGIKLHVSFSLETQMPLKVVESTGLTHDGPTGEQLADSRFILVEDRAYFNIQRIDRFLEEGQDFVIRMKENVELSHKKSLQRLPQKDSNVTHDITCLLGSVQSRSEKRHRVVFFKDDEGREVRVVTSLRHVSAEEIANMYKARWGIETFFRWIKQNLNVPVLFGTTENAVFNQLFAAFIAYVLLHWLYKQTKSSISKPNLSSVAFQRMLLTGALPLQWWDRMVLFLYHYFDQSRRSLSKFG, from the coding sequence ATGAAACAGAATACCATGTTCCCGAATTTGATTCAAAAGTTTATTTCCGATGAAGAGCTAAAACCATTGATTGAACTGGTTGGTTATGAAGATACCGCACGAAAACTAGACGTGAAAACATTGATCCAGTATCTCGTGACGGCGGCTGCTTGTGAGTGGAAAAGCTTACGCTACTGTGCGGACGTTAGCTCATCGGCCGGCCTTGTCGATGTGAACTATTCCACTCTTTCAAAAAAGATGAGTCAGCTTGATTACGAATTAATGAAGAACGTATTTGATTTAATTGTTCGCAAATGTAACCGGGCCACTCGTCGCACGTTGAAGATACCTAAACATCTGCTTCTTGTGGATTCCACCACGATCACCGTAGGGAAAACTCGACTTCCTTGGGCCGTTTATCATGGCCAACGCTCAGGCATCAAGCTTCATGTGAGTTTTTCATTGGAGACACAAATGCCTTTGAAAGTCGTTGAATCCACTGGTCTGACACACGATGGACCAACAGGTGAACAACTTGCCGATTCTCGCTTCATTTTAGTAGAAGACCGTGCCTATTTTAACATTCAACGGATTGATCGCTTTCTCGAAGAAGGACAAGATTTCGTGATTCGGATGAAAGAGAACGTAGAGTTATCTCATAAAAAATCCTTACAACGCCTGCCACAAAAGGACTCAAACGTGACGCACGATATCACTTGTTTACTTGGTTCCGTTCAATCTCGTTCGGAAAAACGTCATCGAGTGGTGTTTTTTAAAGATGACGAAGGACGAGAAGTTCGTGTCGTGACCAGCTTACGTCATGTGTCGGCAGAGGAAATCGCCAACATGTACAAAGCGCGCTGGGGCATTGAAACCTTTTTTCGCTGGATCAAGCAAAATTTAAATGTGCCTGTTTTATTTGGTACGACCGAAAATGCGGTGTTTAATCAGCTTTTCGCCGCCTTCATTGCCTATGTTCTGCTTCATTGGTTATATAAACAGACAAAATCCTCCATTTCCAAACCGAACCTGTCGTCAGTGGCTTTTCAGCGCATGCTTTTGACAGGCGCATTACCCTTACAGTGGTGGGATCGAATGGTCTTATTTCTGTATCACTATTTTGATCAGAGCAGGAGAAGTCTGTCTAAATTTGGTTAA